One window of Felis catus isolate Fca126 chromosome D4, F.catus_Fca126_mat1.0, whole genome shotgun sequence genomic DNA carries:
- the ENTPD2 gene encoding ectonucleoside triphosphate diphosphohydrolase 2 isoform X1 — protein sequence MAGKVLSLLPPLLLAAAGLAGFLLLCVPTRDIWELPALKYGIVLDAGSSHTSMFIYKWPADKENDTGIVGQHSSCNVRGGGISSYADDPSRAGQSLVECLDQALQEVPKESHVHTPLYLGATAGMRLLNLTSPEASANVLAAVTRTLTRYPFDFRGAHILSGQDEGVFGWVTANYLLENFIKYGWVGRWFRPRKGTLGAMDLGGASTQITFETASPAEDPANEVQLRLYGQHYCVYTHSFLCYGRDQVLRRLLAGALQTHGFHPCWPRGYSTQVLLQDVYESPCTAAQRPQTFNSSTRVSLAGSSDPALCRGLILGLFNFSSCRFSRCSFNGIFQPPVAGNFMAFSAFFYTVDFLRSVMGLPVATLQQLETAVVAVCNQTWSQLQAKAPGQRARLPDYCAGAMFVQQLLSRGYGFDERAFGGVTFQSKAGDTAVGWALGYMLNLTNLIPAEPPELRKGTDFRSWVALLLLFAAMLLAAVVMLLRQARSAGASSAI from the exons ATGGCTGGGAAGGTGCTGTCGCTGCTGCCGCCGTTGCTGCTGGCCGCGGCGGGCCTCGCCGGGTTCCTACTGCTGTGCGTCCCCACTCGAGACATCTGGGAGCTGCCCGCCCTCAAG TACGGCATTGTCCTGGACGCGGGCTCTTCGCACACGTCCATGTTCATCTACAAGTGGCCTGCAGACAAGGAGAATGACACGGGCATCGTGGGCCAGCACAGCTCCTGTAATGTACGCG GAGGAGGCATCTCTAGCTATGCAGACGACCCTTCCAGGGCTGGCCAGAGTCTCGTTGAATGCCTGGACCAGGCGCTTCAGGAGGTGCCCAAGGAGAGCCATGTGCACACGCCCCTCTACCTGGGAGCCACAGCAGGCATGCGCCTGCTCAA CCTGACCAGTCCCGAGGCCTCGGCCAATGTGCTCGCGGCTGTGACCCGGACGCTGACCCGGTATCCCTTCGATTTCCGTGGTGCCCACATCCTCTCGGGCCAGGACGAGGGGGTGTTCGGCTGGGTGACGGCCAACTACCTGCTGGAGAACTTCATCAAG TATGGCTGGGTGGGCCGGTGGTTCCGGCCAAGGAAGGGGACGCTGGGGGCCATGGACCTGGGGGGCGCCTCCACACAGATCACCTTCGAGACGGCCAGCCCAGCCGAGGATCCAGCCAATGAGGTCCAGCTGCGGCTCTATGGCCAGCACTACTGCGTCTACACCCACAGCTTCCTCTGCTATGGCCGTGACCAGGTCCTCCGGAGGCTGCTGGCTGGTGCactccag ACCCACGGCTTCCACCCTTGCTGGCCGAGGGGCTATTCTACCCAAGTGCTGCTTCAGGACGTGTATGAGTCTCCGTGTACCGCGGCCCAGCGGCCCCAGACCTTCAACAGCAGCACCCGGGTCAGCCTGGCAGGGAGCAGCGACCCTGCCCTCTGCCGTGGCCTCATCTTAGGACTCTTCAATTTCTCCTCCTGCCGCTTCTCCCGATGTTCCTTTAATGGCATCTTCCAGCCCCCAGTGGCTGGGAACTTCATG gccttctctgctttcttctacaCCGTGGACTTCCTAAGGTCTGTGATGGGGCTTCCCGTGGCAACCCTGCAGCAGTTGGAGACAGCCGTAGTCGCCGTCTGCAACCAGACGTGGAGTCAG CTGCAGGCTAAGGCTCCAGGGCAGCGGGCCCGCCTGCCCGACTACTGCGCGGGGGCCATGTTCGTGCAGCAGCTGCTGAGCCGCGGCTACGGCTTCGACGAGCGCGCCTTCGGAGGGGTGACCTTCCAGAGCAAG GCCGGGGACACCGCGGTCGGCTGGGCGCTCGGCTACATGCTCAACCTGACCAACCTGATCCCCGCCGAGCCGCCGGAGCTGCGCAAGGGCACAGACTTCAGGTCCTGGGTCGCGCTTCTCCTGCTCTTCGCCGCCATGCTTCTGGCCGCCGTGGTCATGCTGCTGCGCCAGGCGCGCTCGGCCGGGGCGTCGAGCGCCATCTAG
- the ENTPD2 gene encoding ectonucleoside triphosphate diphosphohydrolase 2 isoform X2 — protein MAGKVLSLLPPLLLAAAGLAGFLLLCVPTRDIWELPALKYGIVLDAGSSHTSMFIYKWPADKENDTGIVGQHSSCNVRGGGISSYADDPSRAGQSLVECLDQALQEVPKESHVHTPLYLGATAGMRLLNLTSPEASANVLAAVTRTLTRYPFDFRGAHILSGQDEGVFGWVTANYLLENFIKTHGFHPCWPRGYSTQVLLQDVYESPCTAAQRPQTFNSSTRVSLAGSSDPALCRGLILGLFNFSSCRFSRCSFNGIFQPPVAGNFMAFSAFFYTVDFLRSVMGLPVATLQQLETAVVAVCNQTWSQLQAKAPGQRARLPDYCAGAMFVQQLLSRGYGFDERAFGGVTFQSKAGDTAVGWALGYMLNLTNLIPAEPPELRKGTDFRSWVALLLLFAAMLLAAVVMLLRQARSAGASSAI, from the exons ATGGCTGGGAAGGTGCTGTCGCTGCTGCCGCCGTTGCTGCTGGCCGCGGCGGGCCTCGCCGGGTTCCTACTGCTGTGCGTCCCCACTCGAGACATCTGGGAGCTGCCCGCCCTCAAG TACGGCATTGTCCTGGACGCGGGCTCTTCGCACACGTCCATGTTCATCTACAAGTGGCCTGCAGACAAGGAGAATGACACGGGCATCGTGGGCCAGCACAGCTCCTGTAATGTACGCG GAGGAGGCATCTCTAGCTATGCAGACGACCCTTCCAGGGCTGGCCAGAGTCTCGTTGAATGCCTGGACCAGGCGCTTCAGGAGGTGCCCAAGGAGAGCCATGTGCACACGCCCCTCTACCTGGGAGCCACAGCAGGCATGCGCCTGCTCAA CCTGACCAGTCCCGAGGCCTCGGCCAATGTGCTCGCGGCTGTGACCCGGACGCTGACCCGGTATCCCTTCGATTTCCGTGGTGCCCACATCCTCTCGGGCCAGGACGAGGGGGTGTTCGGCTGGGTGACGGCCAACTACCTGCTGGAGAACTTCATCAAG ACCCACGGCTTCCACCCTTGCTGGCCGAGGGGCTATTCTACCCAAGTGCTGCTTCAGGACGTGTATGAGTCTCCGTGTACCGCGGCCCAGCGGCCCCAGACCTTCAACAGCAGCACCCGGGTCAGCCTGGCAGGGAGCAGCGACCCTGCCCTCTGCCGTGGCCTCATCTTAGGACTCTTCAATTTCTCCTCCTGCCGCTTCTCCCGATGTTCCTTTAATGGCATCTTCCAGCCCCCAGTGGCTGGGAACTTCATG gccttctctgctttcttctacaCCGTGGACTTCCTAAGGTCTGTGATGGGGCTTCCCGTGGCAACCCTGCAGCAGTTGGAGACAGCCGTAGTCGCCGTCTGCAACCAGACGTGGAGTCAG CTGCAGGCTAAGGCTCCAGGGCAGCGGGCCCGCCTGCCCGACTACTGCGCGGGGGCCATGTTCGTGCAGCAGCTGCTGAGCCGCGGCTACGGCTTCGACGAGCGCGCCTTCGGAGGGGTGACCTTCCAGAGCAAG GCCGGGGACACCGCGGTCGGCTGGGCGCTCGGCTACATGCTCAACCTGACCAACCTGATCCCCGCCGAGCCGCCGGAGCTGCGCAAGGGCACAGACTTCAGGTCCTGGGTCGCGCTTCTCCTGCTCTTCGCCGCCATGCTTCTGGCCGCCGTGGTCATGCTGCTGCGCCAGGCGCGCTCGGCCGGGGCGTCGAGCGCCATCTAG
- the NPDC1 gene encoding neural proliferation differentiation and control protein 1 isoform X2, producing MATPVPPPSPRHLRLLRLLLSGLVLGAALRGASAGRPDAAVCPGSLDCALKRRARCPPGAHVCGPCLQPFQEDQEGLCVPRMRRPVGENLPRTRLEDEIDFLAQELARQEPRHSRLTAQPQLEGGQQHLEPAATLGLSERRQGPNLGLPSTRGAPTPTVHTSLGSPVSSGPVHMSPLEPRGGRGDGLALVLVVACSVAGAAALAVAALCWCRLQRDLRLTQKADYASPQAPCSPATPGISPGDQRLAHSAEMYHYQHQRQQMRCLERHKEPPKELESLSSDEENEDGDFTVYECPGLAPTGEMEVRNPLFDQSSLAVPLPQ from the exons ATGGCGACGCCGGTCCCTCCGCCCTCCCCGCGACACCTGCGGCTGCTGCGGCTGCTGCTCTCCGGCCTCGTCCTCGGCGCGGCCCTGCGCGGTGCCTCCGCCGGCCGCCCGG ATGCCGCCGTCTGTCCTGGGAGCCTGGACTGCGCCCTGAAGAGGCGGGCACGGTGCCCCCCGGGCGCGCACGTCTGTGGGCCCTGCCTTCAGCCCTTCCAGGAAGATCAGGAAGGGCTCTGTGTACCCAGGATGCGCCGGCCTGTGG gggaGAACCTGCCCAGGACGAGACTGGAAGACGAGATTGACTTCCTGGCCCAGGAGCTGGCCCGGCAGGAGCCCCGGCACTCCAGGCTCACGGCCCAGCCCCAGCTTGAAGGCGGACAGCAGCACCTGGAGCCCG CAGCCACCCTGGGGCTCTCAGAGCGTCGCCAGGGCCCCAACCTGGGCCTCCCCTCCACTCGGGGAGCCCCGACACCCACGGTCCACACATCCTTGGGCTCCCCTGTGTCGTCTGGGCCGGTGCACATGTCTCCCTTGGAGCCCCGGGGCGGGCGCGGTGACGGCCTCGCCCTCG TGCTCGTCGTGGCGTGCTCGGTAGCCGGCGCGGCTGCTCTCGCCGTGGCCGCTCTCTGCTGGTGCAG GCTGCAGCGAGACCTCCGCCTGACTCAGAAGGCCGACTACGCGTCCCCGCAGGCGCCGTGCTCCCCAGCGACGCCCGGGATCTCG CCGGGCGACCAGAGGCTAGCGCACAGCGCCGAGATGTACCACTACCAGCACCAGAGGCAGCAGATGCGGTGCCTGGAGCG gcaTAAAGAGCCGCCCAAGGAACTGGAGTCGTTGTCGTCCGACGAGGAGAACGAAGACGGCGACTTCACGGTGTACGAATGCCCCGGCCTGGCCCCC ACCGGAGAAATGGAGGTCCGGAACCCGCTGTTCGATCAGTCGTCGCTGGCCGTGCCCCTGCCGCAGTGA
- the NPDC1 gene encoding neural proliferation differentiation and control protein 1 isoform X1, whose translation MALLWVPGGEPEVHARLAFVSGYVGLFYAAVCPGSLDCALKRRARCPPGAHVCGPCLQPFQEDQEGLCVPRMRRPVGENLPRTRLEDEIDFLAQELARQEPRHSRLTAQPQLEGGQQHLEPAATLGLSERRQGPNLGLPSTRGAPTPTVHTSLGSPVSSGPVHMSPLEPRGGRGDGLALVLVVACSVAGAAALAVAALCWCRLQRDLRLTQKADYASPQAPCSPATPGISPGDQRLAHSAEMYHYQHQRQQMRCLERHKEPPKELESLSSDEENEDGDFTVYECPGLAPTGEMEVRNPLFDQSSLAVPLPQ comes from the exons ATGGCGCTTCTCTGGGTTCCTGGCGGCGAACCCGAAGTTCACGCGCGTCTGGCCTTTGTCTCTGGATACGTGGGCTTgttct ATGCCGCCGTCTGTCCTGGGAGCCTGGACTGCGCCCTGAAGAGGCGGGCACGGTGCCCCCCGGGCGCGCACGTCTGTGGGCCCTGCCTTCAGCCCTTCCAGGAAGATCAGGAAGGGCTCTGTGTACCCAGGATGCGCCGGCCTGTGG gggaGAACCTGCCCAGGACGAGACTGGAAGACGAGATTGACTTCCTGGCCCAGGAGCTGGCCCGGCAGGAGCCCCGGCACTCCAGGCTCACGGCCCAGCCCCAGCTTGAAGGCGGACAGCAGCACCTGGAGCCCG CAGCCACCCTGGGGCTCTCAGAGCGTCGCCAGGGCCCCAACCTGGGCCTCCCCTCCACTCGGGGAGCCCCGACACCCACGGTCCACACATCCTTGGGCTCCCCTGTGTCGTCTGGGCCGGTGCACATGTCTCCCTTGGAGCCCCGGGGCGGGCGCGGTGACGGCCTCGCCCTCG TGCTCGTCGTGGCGTGCTCGGTAGCCGGCGCGGCTGCTCTCGCCGTGGCCGCTCTCTGCTGGTGCAG GCTGCAGCGAGACCTCCGCCTGACTCAGAAGGCCGACTACGCGTCCCCGCAGGCGCCGTGCTCCCCAGCGACGCCCGGGATCTCG CCGGGCGACCAGAGGCTAGCGCACAGCGCCGAGATGTACCACTACCAGCACCAGAGGCAGCAGATGCGGTGCCTGGAGCG gcaTAAAGAGCCGCCCAAGGAACTGGAGTCGTTGTCGTCCGACGAGGAGAACGAAGACGGCGACTTCACGGTGTACGAATGCCCCGGCCTGGCCCCC ACCGGAGAAATGGAGGTCCGGAACCCGCTGTTCGATCAGTCGTCGCTGGCCGTGCCCCTGCCGCAGTGA
- the FUT7 gene encoding alpha-(1,3)-fucosyltransferase 7, which yields MLDAAPLRGVGHLGMLAGAALLSTLWLLWQLGWAPARVPVAPPTLTVLVWHWPFADQPPELSSDTCVRYGVARCRLSTNRSLLASADVVVFHHRELQSRRARLPLAERPRGQPWVWASMESPSHTRGLGRLGGIFNWVLSYRRDSDIFVPYGRLEPHAGPAPPLPAKSGTAAWVVSNLQERQRRVQLYRQLAPHLRVDVFGRASGRPLCAGCLLPTVAPYLFYLAFENSQHRDYITEKFWRNALAAGTVPVVLGPPRATYEAFAPADAFVHVDDFGTARELASFLVGMNESRYRRYFAWRDRLRVRLFGDWRERFCAVCTHYPRLPRDQVYRDLKGWFQA from the exons ATGCTG GATGCGGCCCCACTCAGAGGCGTCGGGCATCTGGGGATGCTGGCCGGAGCCGCCCTGCTCTCCACCCTGTGGCTCCTGTGGCAGCTCGGGTGGGCCCCCGCGAGGGTCCCCGTGGCGCCGCCCACGCTCACCGTCCTCGTCTGGCACTGGCCCTTCGCCGACCAGCCCCCGGAGCTGTCCAGCGACACCTGCGTCCGTTACGGGGTGGCCCGCTGCCGCCTGAGCACCAACCGCAGCCTGCTGGCCAGCGCGGACGTCGTGGTGTTTCACCACCGCGAGCTGCAGAGCCGGCGGGCCCGCCTGCCCCTGGCCGAGCGGCCGCGGGGGCAGCCCTGGGTGTGGGCCTCCATGGAGTCGCCCAGCCACACCCGCGGCCTCGGGCGCCTGGGCGGCATCTTCAATTGGGTGCTTAGCTACCGGCGGGACTCGGACATCTTCGTGCCCTACGGCCGGCTGGAGCCTCACGCGGGGCCCGCCCCGCCGCTGCCGGCCAAGAGCGGGACGGCAGCCTGGGTGGTCAGCAACCTCCAGGAGCGGCAGCGGCGCGTGCAGCTGTACCGGCAGCTGGCGCCCCACCTGCGGGTGGACGTGTTCGGCCGCGCCAGCGGGCGGCCGCTCTGTGCCGGCTGCCTGCTGCCCACCGTGGCCCCGTACCTCTTCTACCTGGCTTTCGAGAACTCGCAGCACCGAGACTACATCACCGAGAAGTTCTGGCGCAACGCTCTGGCCGCCGGCACCGTCCCCGTGGTGCTGGGGCCCCCGAGGGCCACCTACGAGGCCTTCGCGCCCGCCGACGCCTTCGTGCACGTGGACGACTTCGGCACGGCCCGAGAGCTGGCCTCGTTCCTGGTGGGCATGAACGAGAGCCGCTATCGGCGCTACTTTGCCTGGCGGGACCGGCTCCGCGTGCGGCTGTTTGGGGACTGGCGAGAGCGCTTCTGTGCCGTCTGCACCCACTACCCCCGCCTGCCGCGAGACCAGGTCTACCGGGACCTCAAGGGCTGGTTCCAGGCCTGA